DNA sequence from the Lycium barbarum isolate Lr01 chromosome 5, ASM1917538v2, whole genome shotgun sequence genome:
TTTTGATTTGCAAATTGTAGATTAAGTGAAAAGGAGGGAggagcatagccatggctgccaagctctcgacCCGCTgtggtttttaaaaaaaaatatatatttttcttgatTAGATTAaattccaagatagtttgcacgtccaaggaagtgatagcaacataagggattgaattgaggaagaggaaatagtgcaattggtgcaagtgagtgtagaatttgctccaattaaattaaggtaagatcttctcattttatggtataattggattaatggtgtcgttgattgtgtgtcaaaaatgaaggaattatgataattaaagatgtagttgttatatggaattgttgagttgaaggattaaaagtgtggctttatgttcatgtgttgttgttcttgttgttgtcgtgttgttggtgatgtggctcctaaatttggaggaaagaagtgtataacgtatcatatacaaagcgtatgttggtcttgttggtgtataatcttaaatgctaatgatttggattggaaaaggattaagaaaggttattgggttgtttgagttgtttgtgggttggattttaaggatttgatatgaatatttctattattgttgttgttggtattgctgtgataacaggacattaattggaagttcgggttaggcgagttatatagaggaaatgctgcccgatttctgttATGTTCTTAgctaaccaaaatcctaatcaagaaagtatgaactaaagaatgattcctataagtgattggttgtagagctataagctagaaagtatagtttactaacgatagcgttactttcatattaaataggctaaaggggcgacacagcgaacttggttacggttaacctataaaaggtatgtaaagctaacccttctttctttttggcatgatttacatgaaatgaacaaacgacgaatgtataagttcctattcttagagacactagtgTGGTTAATATTCTTgatctccataagttatttcatattgtctcgGTACGTGACTATGACTCCTGAAGTTCCATTTGACAAaattcataatgatgttcgagagatacttgacatgactgtctccgttgatattcaagtgttagttcattttatctattctatcgagtctcagatgatgatttgatttgcatatggttactcactactctgctcgtgcatgctgttattatatctttcaccgagtcccgggccgggtatgttctcgtcacagttcactgcattgttcaccgagtccctcactagagggtcgggtacagtatatgtatatatatgatgatatgatgatatgatgatgtgatgatatgatgatatgatgatgtgattatggcgccaaggatggtatgtgatgactttattcaccgagtcccgtaatgggccgggtacgatatatgataatgacatgcatgttttacgtttcataggccagtgtattggtactttaaatgtcatacttgtctcctatgatctctatttcagtcgtgattctctttgttgtatttcatgttttatatactcagtacatatctcatattgaccccctttcttcggggggctgcgtttcatgcccgcaggtacaaatactcgatttggcaatcctccagcttaggacttctacttagctgtcttggagagctctattgttttGGAGCCTAGacctttggtacagatcctttttgatgtatatatatgtttacccaggggtacggcggggccctgtctcatcatattttcactatcgatactcttagaggtctgtagacatatgtgtgggttgtgtataagtattgttcaggtgtgtctatatggcttacgaATGGTATTCACATATTGTGacaaccttgtcggcttacgtatggtattgatatgttgtggcagccttgtcggcttgcgtgtggtattgatatgttgtggcagccttgtcggcttgcgtgtggtattgatatgttgtggcagccttgtcggcttgcgtatcatattgacatgtagtggcagccttgccagcttgcgtatcatattatattttgattaattgtgactcctcaggagacaggttatctggatacctatatatgatgacattaggaaactttgaggttcttttgcaaagtttccatattattcttaAGAATCAacttgtctatatttaacagtaCGTATATGtgtgtccagctcaggcactagtcatggcccacggggttgggtcgtgacagtacaagTTATACAGGCCATATAagctatacgggccgtataagtggtcgtataactcacatgTTTTCGAAATTGCTCTCGTTgcttcgtttgacttccaatccttatggaaccttcttggcacttgtatagtacttcattaaccatctagggATCCTTATAGCTCCTCCCCAAGACATTAATAAATAATCGTTAACTTGATACTTGCAAAAACCTCACCAaccacgacttatactttacttccttcgacaaacttagtttcaccgattcgTCTAGCTTTAAAAACTTGTCGTATACACTTTAAAGTTATCAAGTACTCTTCTTAAGGCCATATGGACTCCATGTTAcccttaagcttgcgttagtctattcatagcTCAACATaggaaatgtccgaggtgtaacagttcgcGCCACCCTTTGGCGCGTTCACGCAGGGTTAAGCCCTGCACTAGAAGtccgtcttaaaatgctcataattctctCTTCTGATGTCGGATCGACACACGGTTTGTTtctttggaaactagacttcccaaacttcaATTTGTTTCGCCCCAAATCTCCTCATATACTATAAGATATTCCTTCCTCAAGTAGGGCCAAAactgcccctcatattttctccaaaatccaacaaacttaatttccttaattcacttgcccgCCAATCCTTCCGCTGCTTATTATATGAAAttaaaccctcataaacataGGATAAGCGCATCTAATCTCATGTATCCTTGAAGGTAACTCCGATGTTCATACTTAAAACAGCCAACACCTACGaatttcaacgtacaaaactacggggtgtaacatttcccccccccccccccccccccttttaaaaacattcatcctcgaatgttagaatACTTATAGTATAATCATACATTTCAAATTTTTACGGAACATTAGTAAAGTATCTTTTGCAATTTGAGCACTGCTAATTTCTTGCCTACCACAATTCCAGTTTATATGTCCTGTAGGATACCGTACTCAACGACACATAACATGCAGTAATTAGAATAATATTTCCCATCACATTGATTCTCAAGGGATTAAATATGACTTTTACCTTGTAAGTGATTTGCGAATAAAGCAGCATCTTGCAAGGATTCCTCCGGAATAGTATCATCTGTGGcagggaataaatggggatacttggacttcatttctGCTTCAGCTTCCTATGTCATCTCTTCCATATCTTTACTTCTCCACAGAACCTTTATTGAAGCCACATCTTTGTTTATGAGTCTGCAGACATGTCGGTCGAGAATAGCAATTGGTTCTTCCTCGTATGTCAGATTTTTTGTAACTTATATATCGTCAATAGGTACGACTCTGGAAAGATCTCCGATACATTTTCTCAGCAcggacacatgaaaaactggatgaactgcttGTAGTTCTGATGGTAATTCCAATTCATAAGCTATCCGGCCTACCTTTCGGACgatcttgtaaggtccaatatatcggagactgagcttccctttcttaccaaatcacatcacgcccttcataggtgatattttcagaaatacccaatcacctacCTAGAACTCCAATTCTCGCCGTACATCCGCATAAGATTTCGGCCGGCTCTGAGCTGTGTGTAACCGTCCCCGGATAAACTTTACCTTTTCAATGGCCTGATGAACAAGGTCTAGCCCGAATACATTTGCTTCTCTAACTTCAAACCATCAGGCAGGAgacctacacttcctgccatataaagcctcatacggagccattttaatactagcatgatagctattattataagcaaactctatcagAGGCAACTGGTCTTCCCAACTTCCTTGGAAATCCAATACACAggttcgtaacatatcttccagagtCTGAATGGTCCGTTCATCTTGCCCGCCCGACAGCGGATGGAAAGCCTttcctgaaaagatttccagatcTTTGCCATAAACTGAGCACCCCTGTCAGAAATAATGGACACAGGAATGCCGTGAAgacgcacaatctccttaagatacaatttaTCATAGTCTTCAGCACCATAGGTGGTTCTTACTGGcaagaaatgggctgatttagttaacctatcaacgatcacccaaatagaatcgaattTGCGACGAGAATGGGGCAATCCcgtgataaaatccatattaatcacttcccacttccatgctGGGATCTCCATTTCTAGTAAGAAGGCACTGggtttttgatgtttgatctttacCTACTGGCAGGTAGGTCATTGAGCTACAAAGTTAGCaatatccttcttcataccattctacCAATAAAAgcccttgaggtcatgatacatcttggtgcaTCTGGGATGAATTGAATAGCAGGAGTAATGAAATTCTGACATGATCCTGTCTCGAAGCTCAGTTACATTTGGAACGCACAAACGGCCTTGATATTTGAGAATCCCATTTGAATCCAGTTCAAAGGTTGAGATCCGATTTTGTTGCACCCCTTCCTTAATGCTAGCTAAAACTGGATCTTCATTCTGCTGAGTCTTTACATCCGAGGCAAGAGTCGATTGGGATATATTCTGTAAGGTAATCCCAGTTTCTTCAGAAACCAGCAGGTGAACTCCCAAATTTGCCAAGCGATAAAGCTCTCTAGTCATTTCCAACTTTTCCGCTGGCACATACAataggctacccattgacttGCTTagagcatcagcaacaacattagctttgccagggtgatacaaaatctcAGCATCGTAACCCTTTAGCAATTCGAGCCACCATCGTTGTCTCAAGTTCAGTTCTTTTTGCTTgaatatatattgaaggcttttatggtctatatagatatcaacatagactccatataagtaatgccgccatatcttcagagcatgaattaccgtgGCCAATTCCAGATCGTGAATTGGATAATTTTGCTCTTGTTTCCGTAACTGTCGTGAGGCATAAGAAATCACCTTACAATTTTGCATCAGTACACACCCCAGGCCTATGCGTGACGTATCACAGTATACAATGTAACCATCAGTGCTTTCTATAAGGGCAAGAACTAGAGCGGATGTCAACTTATCTTTTAATTtctggaaactccgctcacacgcttctgaccattgaaacttggccGCCTTCTAAGTTAATTTTGTAAGGGGAGCTGCTATGGAAGAAAATTTTCTAAAAATCCGATAATACCCAGCAAGACCCTAGAAACTTTGAACTTCCAAAGCGGTTGTTGTTCGGGGCCAGTTCTTACCGGCTTCGATCTTTCGATCATCAACTTTAATACCTTCATCGGACATAATGTGGCCTAGAAAAGCCACTGAaattagccaaaattcacatttggaaaatttggcatacaaccTTTGATCCCGCAATGTTTGCAACACCTGTCGGAGGTGATCAGCATGTTTCGTTTCCgaacgagaatataccaagatatcatcgatgaatactataaCAAAGACATCTAAGAAGGGCCATAATACTGTGATCATTAATGCCATAAATGCCGTAGGAGCATTTGTCAATCCgaatgtcacaccccacccttggtaaggcgtggttggcacccggcaccttacaggaaccgagcgaaccaacttataacttacatccttcgtgtctcaatTGGAAATAATAAGATTAAGAggataaatatgaacataatatcatgcataagtaaatgtacaatagacccatgatgccgacattactactgtcacactatgactaggCTGTAcataggaactgtctgcaaagcctttatgaacatgactgaagtatacaagtcgggaaaaggcccccgacgtacccttaacacaattcatatatatatatagactcacattcggcaatgctccaggaagaagtggagccaccacCCGAGACCAATACCTGAAAGCAGCcaacgatgaaagatcctcgtctcatctatctacacctgcgggcatgaacacagcgtccataagaagggacgtcagtacgaatagtgtactgagtatgtaaggcatgaatggtaacatggtaagagataccgaacatggaaaataatatgatgaacgtatgaagataaagtaatataaaaaagatcaacctgtgcctctgaatgcccttttaaggcgaatgtcatgcatgcttagcttttaaagaaaaccttttccatatatatccatatataatatattgtttggccgttaaggcgcggtaat
Encoded proteins:
- the LOC132639597 gene encoding uncharacterized protein LOC132639597; this encodes MGVCYSCGQPGHVMGNCPSHGRGCPAQPTSWIAGSSSSVRPPGQGSSSVPIGRGRVRGQVSCSGSSHNRIYALTGRQDLESSTDVLPDVFVIVFIDDILVYSRSETKHADHLRQVLQTLRDQRLYAKFSKCEFWLISVAFLGHIMSDEGIKVDDRKIEAESTDGYIVYCDTSRIGLGCVLMQNCKVISYASRQLRKQEQNYPIHDLELATGYDAEILYHPGKANVVADALSKSMGSLLYVPAEKLEMTRELYRLANLGVHLLVSEETGITLQNISQSTLASDVKTQQNEDPVLASIKEGVQQNRISTFELDSNGILKYQGRLCVPNVTELRDRIMSEFHYSCYSIHPRCTKMYHDLKGFYW